The genomic region CCAGCTCGTCGGACAGCCGGGTCAACTCCTTCTCCCTGGCGAGCTGGAGCTCGTAGGCGGCGCGCCACTGCGCGCGGGTGCCGGTCACATGCGTCGTCACGGGTCGGTCCTTCCGCTCTCTGGTCTCACCGGGACAGACCCGCCGCGCACCCTGAACTCATCGCTGAAGTCATCGCTCGGGCCGTTACGCTCGCCGGGTGCTGATCGTGATCGAAGGGGTCGACGGCGCGGGCAAGCGCACGCTCACCAACGGACTGCGGGTGGCGTTCGAGGCCGAGGGCCGGTCAGTGGCCGACCTGGCGTTCCCGCGCTACGGCCGCTCCATCGAAGCCGACCTCGCCGCCGAGGCGCTGCACGGCGGGCACGGCGACCTGGCCGACTCGGTGTACGCGATGGCGGTGCTGTTCGCCCTCGACCGGGCCGGCGCGCGCGACGAGATCGCCGCGCTGAGCCGCGACCACGACGTCGTCATCCTCGACCGCTACGTCGCCTCCAACGCCGCCTACAGCGCGGCGCGGCTGCACCAGGACGCCGAGGGTCCGGTGGTGCAGTGGGTGCGCGAACTCGAGTACCAGCGGCTGGCCC from Mycolicibacterium phlei harbors:
- a CDS encoding dTMP kinase codes for the protein MLIVIEGVDGAGKRTLTNGLRVAFEAEGRSVADLAFPRYGRSIEADLAAEALHGGHGDLADSVYAMAVLFALDRAGARDEIAALSRDHDVVILDRYVASNAAYSAARLHQDAEGPVVQWVRELEYQRLALPAPDWQVLLAVPTELAAQRADYRAATEADRAKDAYERDGGLQRRTSDVYAALAAADWGGRWQVAGPDVDPVALAASLLGG